The Rhodocytophaga rosea genome has a segment encoding these proteins:
- a CDS encoding nucleotidyltransferase family protein, whose product MQPTLLIMAAGMGSRYGSLKQLDTFGPGGETIIDYSLYDAIREGFGKVVFVIRQALLKDFEETYFQKLSGKIQVSYVLQELDRLPEGYMVPADRVKPWGTAHAVWVSASSIQEPFAVINGDDFYGRQSFRLMAEELRKMEVPGQYCMIAYPLNHTLSEHGFVSRGICEIDAQGYLKSVTERTQIAANDKGIFYKDAEGQLLPLSGNENVSMNLYGFTPDIFGHLETQLKDFLRKNANNLKAEFYLPEAVNFLVNTGTAKVKVCISPEKWFGVTYPEDKQTVRSRLRELIDTGVYPEKLWV is encoded by the coding sequence ATGCAACCAACCTTACTAATAATGGCTGCTGGAATGGGAAGCCGCTATGGAAGCCTTAAACAGTTAGACACTTTCGGTCCGGGAGGCGAAACTATTATTGATTATTCTCTATACGATGCCATTCGAGAAGGCTTTGGGAAGGTAGTATTTGTGATCCGGCAGGCACTACTGAAAGACTTTGAAGAAACCTATTTTCAGAAGTTATCCGGTAAGATACAGGTAAGCTATGTATTGCAGGAACTTGACCGCCTTCCGGAAGGCTATATGGTGCCAGCAGACCGGGTTAAACCCTGGGGAACGGCACATGCTGTATGGGTATCAGCTTCCAGCATACAAGAGCCATTCGCTGTGATCAATGGCGATGATTTTTATGGCCGCCAATCGTTCCGGCTTATGGCAGAAGAATTAAGAAAGATGGAAGTACCGGGTCAATACTGCATGATCGCTTATCCGCTGAACCATACTTTATCTGAACATGGATTCGTATCCAGAGGAATTTGCGAAATAGATGCACAAGGATATCTGAAAAGTGTAACCGAACGAACTCAAATTGCTGCCAACGATAAAGGAATATTTTACAAAGACGCAGAAGGGCAACTCCTGCCGCTTTCAGGAAATGAAAATGTGTCGATGAACTTGTATGGATTTACACCTGATATTTTTGGCCATCTGGAAACTCAGTTAAAGGATTTTCTCCGGAAAAATGCCAATAACCTGAAAGCAGAATTCTATCTACCTGAAGCAGTAAATTTCCTGGTAAATACCGGAACGGCAAAAGTAAAAGTATGTATCAGCCCGGAAAAATGGTTTGGCGTTACCTATCCGGAAGACAAACAAACCGTGAGGAGCCGGCTCAGAGAACTTATTGATACCGGAGTATACCCGGAAAAACTGTGGGTCTAA